A genomic region of Xanthomonas campestris pv. phormiicola contains the following coding sequences:
- a CDS encoding GDP-mannose--glycolipid 4-beta-D-mannosyltransferase: MTGEPRCSGDARVPGPPITVLLSTERPTATTNPYLTQLYAALPQQVQLRFFSMRAALLSRYDVLHVHWPEYMLRHRTGLGTLAKQACMALLLLRLKVSGVPLVRTLHNVAPHEDKGWRERLLLRWTDRLTARWIRINATTPERAPATDTILHGHYRDWYAAMPQPRRVRGRLLHFGLLRPYKGVETLVATLQALPDPALSLRIAGNPVNSEIRAVVEQACAADPRISARLQYVEDEVLAREVGEAELVVLPYRQMHNSGTLLLALSLARPVLAPWNEATAAIADEVGPEWVLLYQGELDAAQLAGALAQAQRLPADAVPDLSRRDWSAIGVQHYRSYLDARGMRSEAGA, translated from the coding sequence ATGACCGGCGAACCGCGTTGCAGCGGCGATGCGCGCGTGCCCGGTCCGCCGATCACCGTGCTGCTGTCGACCGAACGGCCGACCGCGACCACCAATCCCTATCTGACCCAGCTGTACGCGGCATTGCCGCAGCAGGTGCAGTTGCGCTTCTTCTCGATGCGCGCGGCGCTGCTGTCGCGCTACGACGTGCTGCACGTGCACTGGCCCGAATACATGCTGCGGCACCGCACCGGCCTGGGCACGCTGGCCAAGCAGGCGTGCATGGCGCTGCTGCTGCTGCGGCTGAAGGTGAGCGGCGTGCCGCTGGTGCGCACCCTGCACAACGTGGCCCCGCACGAGGACAAGGGCTGGCGCGAGCGCCTGCTGCTGCGCTGGACCGATCGGCTGACCGCGCGCTGGATCCGCATCAACGCCACCACCCCCGAGCGCGCACCGGCCACCGACACCATCCTGCACGGCCACTACCGCGACTGGTACGCGGCCATGCCGCAACCGCGGCGGGTGCGCGGACGCCTGCTGCATTTCGGCCTGCTGCGCCCGTACAAGGGCGTGGAAACCCTGGTCGCGACGCTGCAGGCCCTGCCAGATCCGGCACTGAGCCTGCGCATCGCCGGCAATCCGGTCAATTCGGAGATCCGCGCCGTGGTCGAACAGGCCTGCGCCGCCGATCCGCGGATCAGCGCGCGCCTGCAGTACGTGGAAGACGAGGTCTTGGCGCGCGAAGTCGGCGAGGCCGAACTGGTGGTGTTGCCGTACCGGCAGATGCACAACTCCGGCACGCTGCTGCTGGCGCTTTCGCTGGCGCGGCCGGTGCTGGCGCCGTGGAACGAGGCCACTGCGGCGATCGCCGACGAGGTCGGGCCGGAGTGGGTGCTGCTGTACCAGGGCGAGCTGGACGCGGCGCAGCTGGCCGGGGCCCTGGCGCAGGCGCAGCGCCTGCCCGCCGACGCGGTGCCGGACCTGTCGCGGCGCGACTGGAGCGCGATCGGCGTGCAGCATTACCGCAGTTATCTGGATGCGCGCGGCATGCGCAGCGAGGCAGGGGCATGA
- a CDS encoding glycosyltransferase family 4 protein, which translates to MKVVHVVRQFHPSVGGMEEVVLNIARRHLQQGRDQVEVVTLDRVFTRPQERLAQRDAYQGVPIVRVPFRGSSRYPLAPKVLAALRGADLVHVHGIDFFYDFLALTRVLHGTPMIVSTHGGFFHTTYASRLKMLWFKTLTRASAWAYARVVATSENDGEVFSAVVAPQRLRVIENGVDVGKFAGQGSATPGRTLIYFGRWSVNKGLLETLDLLRALAAQDPAWQLIVAGREYDFSHADLLQAIAERGLQGRVQLRVAPSQEELAQLLGSAQYFVCLSRHEGFGLAAVEAMSAGLLPVLSDIPPFARLVRESAQGVLLDPADPQRAAAAVQAYAAATDATFPAQRQAAMAYAQRYDWEHVVGAYLDEYRAVLGKTEGVR; encoded by the coding sequence ATGAAGGTGGTACATGTGGTGCGCCAGTTCCATCCGTCGGTGGGCGGCATGGAGGAGGTCGTACTGAACATCGCGCGGCGGCATCTGCAACAGGGCCGCGACCAGGTCGAGGTGGTGACCCTGGACCGGGTCTTCACCCGGCCGCAGGAGCGGCTCGCGCAGCGCGATGCCTACCAGGGCGTGCCGATCGTGCGCGTGCCGTTCCGCGGCTCCTCGCGCTATCCGCTGGCGCCGAAGGTGCTGGCCGCGCTGCGCGGCGCCGATCTGGTGCACGTGCACGGCATCGATTTCTTCTACGACTTCCTGGCCTTGACCCGCGTGCTGCACGGCACGCCGATGATCGTCTCCACCCATGGCGGGTTCTTCCATACCACCTACGCCTCGCGCCTGAAGATGCTGTGGTTCAAGACGCTGACCCGGGCCTCGGCCTGGGCCTATGCGCGGGTCGTGGCGACCAGCGAGAACGATGGCGAGGTGTTCTCCGCGGTGGTCGCGCCGCAGCGGCTGCGGGTGATCGAGAACGGCGTGGACGTGGGCAAGTTCGCCGGGCAGGGCAGCGCCACGCCAGGGCGCACCCTGATCTATTTCGGGCGCTGGTCGGTCAACAAGGGCCTGCTGGAGACGCTGGACCTGCTGCGCGCGCTGGCGGCGCAGGATCCGGCCTGGCAACTGATAGTGGCCGGGCGCGAATACGACTTCAGCCACGCCGATCTGCTGCAGGCGATCGCCGAGCGCGGCCTGCAGGGCCGCGTGCAACTGCGCGTGGCGCCCTCGCAGGAGGAACTGGCGCAACTGCTCGGCAGCGCGCAGTACTTCGTGTGCCTGTCGCGGCACGAAGGCTTCGGCCTGGCCGCGGTCGAGGCGATGAGCGCCGGCCTGCTGCCGGTGCTGAGCGACATCCCGCCGTTCGCACGCCTGGTGCGCGAATCGGCGCAAGGCGTGCTGCTGGATCCGGCCGATCCGCAGCGCGCCGCCGCTGCCGTGCAGGCCTACGCGGCCGCCACCGACGCGACGTTCCCCGCGCAGCGGCAGGCGGCCATGGCCTATGCGCAGCGCTACGACTGGGAGCATGTGGTCGGCGCCTATCTGGACGAATACCGCGCGGTACTTGGCAAGACGGAGGGAGTGCGATGA
- a CDS encoding acyltransferase family protein — protein sequence MSVPTQTVQTVLAEQPTTTGVRGTRDARIDAAKALAILLVVFGHAKGIPHAYVILAYSFHVPMFFVLSGWVGEAFGKRPLGMATWTKLARSLLLPYLAFFVVGYVYWMLTRNIGSKAQLWGDRPWWEPLLGLVSGIGPKLYVMPALWFLPALFVTTLTYLYLRRHLSLELLAVLSLLLAWAWAIWFPTQDYRLPFALDVLPVSLCFFAIGAAAAKRSGQLPSSRAGNALAALLLGAAWFAIAWNNGRVDVNMMKFGHSPLGFLAASLLGSAMALCAARLVQDWAWLQWIGRNTLLILCTHTLLFSVMAGVASRTGLVRGDAWGPAWAVSVSVFAVLASVPMRAVIVRVAPWMIGLRREPATQEAS from the coding sequence ATGAGCGTCCCCACGCAGACCGTGCAGACGGTGTTGGCCGAGCAGCCGACCACGACCGGCGTACGCGGCACGCGCGATGCGCGCATCGATGCGGCCAAGGCGCTGGCGATCCTGCTGGTGGTGTTCGGCCACGCCAAGGGCATCCCGCATGCCTATGTGATCCTCGCCTACAGCTTCCATGTGCCGATGTTCTTCGTGTTGTCCGGCTGGGTCGGCGAAGCGTTCGGCAAGCGCCCGCTGGGCATGGCGACCTGGACCAAACTGGCGCGCAGCCTGCTGCTGCCGTACCTGGCGTTCTTCGTGGTCGGGTACGTCTACTGGATGCTGACCCGCAACATCGGTTCCAAGGCGCAGCTGTGGGGCGACCGGCCGTGGTGGGAGCCGCTGCTGGGCCTGGTCAGCGGCATCGGACCCAAGCTCTACGTGATGCCGGCGCTGTGGTTCCTGCCGGCGCTGTTCGTGACCACGTTGACCTATCTGTACCTGCGCCGGCACCTGTCGCTGGAGCTGCTGGCGGTGCTGTCGCTGTTGCTGGCCTGGGCCTGGGCGATCTGGTTTCCGACCCAGGATTACCGGCTTCCGTTTGCGCTGGATGTACTACCGGTGTCGTTGTGCTTCTTCGCGATCGGCGCGGCCGCGGCCAAGCGCAGCGGCCAGCTGCCGAGCAGCCGCGCGGGCAACGCGCTGGCCGCGCTGCTGCTCGGCGCGGCGTGGTTCGCGATCGCCTGGAACAACGGCCGGGTGGACGTGAACATGATGAAATTCGGCCATTCGCCGCTCGGTTTCCTCGCCGCCAGCCTGCTCGGCAGCGCGATGGCGCTGTGCGCGGCGCGGCTGGTGCAGGACTGGGCGTGGCTGCAGTGGATCGGGCGCAACACCTTGCTGATCCTGTGCACGCATACGCTGCTGTTCTCGGTCATGGCCGGCGTGGCCAGCCGCACCGGCCTGGTCCGCGGCGATGCGTGGGGGCCGGCCTGGGCGGTATCGGTGAGCGTGTTCGCGGTGCTCGCCAGCGTGCCGATGCGTGCGGTGATCGTGCGCGTGGCGCCGTGGATGATCGGGCTGCGGCGCGAGCCGGCAACACAGGAGGCGAGCTGA
- a CDS encoding polysaccharide pyruvyl transferase family protein, whose amino-acid sequence MPALQKWIDYEERRALFWWKPKNGEINVGDHLSKIIVSNVLAQRDRTLLDKRDKRKRLIAIGSVLHFASDGDTVWGSGINGKIPADRHTFRTLDVRAVRGPKTRAFLRERGLQVPEIYGDPGLLMPLFFPREALAPPAVRQPFLIVPHFNEPSGKYARYKDQLVLPNRQPAGFVRQLLGAELVVSSSLHGLILAEAYGVPSVYLDWGNGEDPFKYDDYYHGTGRMQWHAGHSVEECLALGGNAPFDLNAVQRGLLDSFPHDLW is encoded by the coding sequence TTGCCCGCACTGCAAAAATGGATCGACTACGAAGAACGCCGCGCGCTGTTCTGGTGGAAACCCAAGAACGGCGAGATCAACGTCGGCGATCACCTGTCCAAGATCATCGTGTCCAACGTGCTGGCGCAGCGCGACCGGACCCTGCTGGACAAGCGCGACAAGCGCAAGCGCCTGATCGCGATCGGCTCGGTGCTGCATTTCGCCAGCGACGGCGACACGGTGTGGGGCAGCGGCATTAACGGCAAGATCCCGGCCGACCGGCATACCTTCCGCACGCTCGACGTGCGCGCCGTGCGCGGTCCCAAGACCCGCGCGTTCCTGCGCGAACGCGGGCTGCAGGTGCCGGAAATCTACGGCGACCCTGGACTGCTGATGCCGCTGTTCTTTCCGCGCGAGGCGCTGGCGCCGCCGGCCGTGCGGCAGCCGTTCCTGATCGTGCCGCACTTCAACGAGCCGTCGGGCAAATACGCGCGCTACAAGGACCAGCTGGTGCTGCCGAACCGGCAGCCGGCCGGATTCGTGCGGCAATTGCTGGGCGCGGAACTGGTCGTCTCCAGTTCCCTGCACGGCCTGATCCTGGCCGAAGCCTACGGCGTGCCGTCGGTGTACCTGGACTGGGGCAACGGCGAGGACCCGTTCAAGTACGACGACTACTACCACGGCACCGGACGCATGCAGTGGCACGCCGGCCACAGCGTGGAGGAGTGCCTGGCCCTGGGCGGCAACGCCCCATTCGATCTGAACGCGG
- a CDS encoding glycosyltransferase family 1 protein: MSDSSAAATLAAAPAAALAGRPPCYLVLSAHDYRTPRRANIHFIADELAKRGTTRFFSLRYSLLSRMKGDLRLPLDATANTVVKHNGVDCYLWRAPLHPFNTRRRWLRPLEDLMFKLYAAKPPATLLRWMQEADVIVFESGIAVAFIELAARINPTARKVYRASDGLSTINVADYIEREFDRVAPSLDVIALVSPAMAEEISSRHNVFHVGHGVDHNLDALGDPSPYGEGIHAVAVGSMLFDPEFFVAASRAFPQVTFHVIGSGMGRAPGYGDNVVVYGEMKHAETIGYIKHARFGIAPYASEQVPVYLADSSMKLLQYDFFGLPAVCPNAVVGSYQSRFGYTPGDEASIVAAIEKALQAPHVRHRQCLSWSETTDRVLDPSAYPETRLFAGESA; the protein is encoded by the coding sequence ATGAGCGATTCTTCCGCAGCGGCGACGCTCGCCGCGGCACCGGCCGCGGCCCTTGCCGGACGCCCGCCGTGCTATCTGGTGCTGTCGGCGCACGACTACCGCACGCCGCGCCGCGCCAACATCCACTTCATCGCCGACGAGCTGGCCAAGCGCGGCACCACGCGTTTCTTCTCGCTGCGCTACAGCCTGCTGTCGCGGATGAAGGGCGACCTGCGGCTGCCGCTGGACGCCACCGCCAACACCGTGGTCAAGCACAACGGCGTGGACTGCTATCTGTGGCGCGCGCCGCTGCATCCGTTCAACACGCGGCGGCGCTGGCTGCGCCCGCTGGAAGACCTGATGTTCAAGCTGTATGCGGCCAAGCCGCCGGCCACGCTGCTGCGCTGGATGCAGGAAGCGGATGTGATCGTGTTCGAAAGCGGCATCGCGGTGGCCTTCATCGAGCTGGCGGCACGCATCAACCCGACCGCGCGCAAGGTCTACCGTGCCTCCGACGGCCTGAGCACGATCAACGTCGCCGACTACATCGAGCGCGAATTCGACCGCGTGGCGCCGAGCCTGGACGTGATCGCGCTGGTGTCGCCGGCGATGGCCGAGGAGATCTCCAGCCGCCACAACGTGTTCCACGTCGGCCATGGCGTGGACCACAACCTGGACGCGCTCGGCGATCCGTCGCCGTACGGCGAGGGCATCCATGCGGTGGCGGTCGGTTCGATGCTGTTCGATCCGGAATTCTTCGTCGCCGCCAGCCGCGCCTTCCCGCAGGTCACCTTCCACGTGATCGGCTCGGGCATGGGTCGCGCGCCGGGCTACGGCGACAACGTGGTGGTGTACGGCGAAATGAAGCACGCCGAGACCATCGGCTACATCAAGCACGCGCGCTTCGGCATCGCGCCGTACGCGTCGGAGCAGGTGCCGGTGTATCTGGCCGACAGCTCGATGAAACTGCTGCAGTACGATTTCTTCGGCCTGCCGGCGGTGTGTCCGAACGCGGTGGTCGGCAGCTACCAGTCGCGCTTCGGCTATACCCCGGGCGACGAGGCCTCGATCGTGGCGGCGATCGAAAAGGCGCTGCAGGCGCCGCACGTGCGCCACCGCCAATGCCTGAGCTGGTCCGAGACCACCGACCGTGTCCTGGATCCGTCGGCCTATCCGGAAACCCGGCTTTTCGCCGGCGAGAGCGCCTGA
- a CDS encoding lipopolysaccharide biosynthesis protein produces MSATETPGPAAPPERSLGSRAAGGAAVTMAGQLAKMVVQFGGIVLLARLLTPYDYGLMAMVTAIVGMAEILRDFGLSSAAIQAKHVSREQRDNLFWINSGIGLVLAIVVFLSSSWIAHFYREPALLGISQALAVTFLLNGMTTQYRAHLSRGLRFGQVSLSDVGAQVMGLIAGVGVALAGYGYWALVWQQVVQALVNLAIAGACARWLPRGYRRDAPMRAFLSFGWNLMAAQLLGYASRNVGQVIIGHRIGAEALGLYNRAFQLLMMPLNQINAPATSVALPVLSQLQDDPPRFGSFLLRGQTVMVHLIVALFSCACALALPLIVLVLGEQWRPAVPLFQVLTLGGIFQTASYATYWVFLAHGLMREQLVYSVVGRVMLIACIFAGSAWGVMGVTVGYTLGLLVMWPLSVIWIAKVAPQVPALELFNNGLRAILGYGAAGVAAYFAAQQWGGSSLWQQLAVGGAAMALGCVLVFALWPAFRRDVMAILNMRTLLRDARAKR; encoded by the coding sequence ATGAGCGCGACCGAAACACCGGGGCCCGCCGCGCCGCCGGAGCGCAGCCTCGGCTCGCGCGCCGCCGGCGGCGCGGCGGTGACCATGGCCGGGCAGCTGGCGAAGATGGTGGTGCAGTTCGGCGGCATCGTGCTGCTGGCGCGCTTGCTGACGCCCTACGACTACGGGCTGATGGCGATGGTCACCGCGATCGTCGGCATGGCCGAGATCCTGCGCGACTTCGGCCTGTCCTCGGCCGCGATCCAGGCCAAGCACGTCAGCCGCGAGCAGCGCGACAACCTGTTCTGGATCAACAGCGGCATCGGCCTGGTGCTGGCGATCGTGGTGTTCCTGTCCTCGTCGTGGATCGCGCACTTCTATCGCGAGCCGGCGCTGCTGGGCATCTCGCAGGCGCTGGCGGTGACCTTCCTGCTCAACGGCATGACCACCCAGTACCGCGCGCATCTCAGCCGCGGGCTGCGCTTCGGCCAGGTGTCGCTGAGCGATGTCGGCGCGCAGGTGATGGGCCTGATCGCCGGCGTCGGCGTGGCCCTGGCCGGCTACGGCTACTGGGCGCTGGTCTGGCAGCAGGTGGTGCAGGCGCTGGTCAACCTGGCCATCGCCGGCGCCTGCGCGCGCTGGCTGCCGCGCGGTTACCGCCGCGACGCGCCGATGCGCGCGTTCCTGAGCTTCGGCTGGAACCTGATGGCCGCGCAGTTGCTCGGCTACGCCAGCCGCAACGTCGGCCAGGTGATCATCGGCCACCGCATCGGCGCCGAGGCGCTGGGCCTGTACAACCGCGCGTTCCAGCTGTTGATGATGCCGCTGAACCAGATCAATGCGCCGGCCACCTCGGTGGCGCTGCCGGTGCTGTCGCAGCTGCAGGACGATCCGCCGCGCTTCGGCAGCTTCCTGCTGCGCGGGCAGACGGTGATGGTGCACCTGATCGTGGCGCTGTTCTCCTGCGCCTGCGCGCTGGCGCTGCCGCTGATCGTGCTGGTGCTCGGCGAACAATGGCGCCCGGCGGTGCCGCTGTTCCAGGTGCTGACCCTCGGCGGCATCTTCCAGACCGCGTCCTACGCCACCTACTGGGTGTTCCTGGCGCATGGCCTGATGCGCGAACAGCTGGTGTATTCGGTGGTCGGGCGGGTGATGCTGATCGCCTGCATCTTCGCCGGCTCGGCCTGGGGCGTGATGGGCGTGACCGTCGGCTACACGCTGGGCCTGCTGGTGATGTGGCCGCTGTCGGTGATCTGGATCGCCAAGGTGGCGCCGCAGGTGCCGGCGCTGGAATTGTTCAACAATGGCCTGCGCGCGATCCTCGGCTACGGGGCCGCCGGCGTGGCGGCGTACTTCGCCGCGCAGCAGTGGGGCGGCAGTTCGCTGTGGCAGCAGCTGGCGGTGGGCGGCGCGGCGATGGCGCTGGGCTGCGTGCTGGTGTTCGCGCTGTGGCCGGCGTTCCGCCGCGACGTGATGGCGATCCTCAACATGCGCACGCTGTTGCGCGATGCCAGGGCCAAACGATGA